The proteins below come from a single Ochotona princeps isolate mOchPri1 chromosome 13, mOchPri1.hap1, whole genome shotgun sequence genomic window:
- the TYSND1 gene encoding peroxisomal leader peptide-processing protease, with the protein MGRQWRLAMRAAEQAGCVVSASRAKQPEAGSWSCSGVILSRNPGLVLCHGGIFLPFLRAGSETLATAEAIFLPGDSCGDDLRLQVQWAPTAAVGSNGLVDQGRPGLCTPQCAGLEPGPPAPLHGRSLQTPRRAELLLLLSCPDFRAHFERLFGDEEAEQWRFASVAPDYEASEDEEEDQLRALGWFALLRVRPSLEVAEERGPAMAVASLGTVPKGAPLLACGSPFGAFCPDIFLNTLSRGVLSNAAGPLLLTDARCLPGSEGSGVFAAGPPGTLVALVAAPLCWKAREWVGLTLLCAAAPLIRAVRTALGHLRPADAALAAVLPPELGTPRVLPLRSPGPPWAAAAVLVECGAVWGSGVAVAPHLVLTCRHVVPGEESRVLVRCDTTESVTIWGRVVFATQETSPYDVAVVSLEEALDGVPIPVPTKHFNEGEAVSVVAYGVFGQACGPSVTSGILSAVVQVDGAPVMLQTTCAVHGGSSGGPLFSQRSGELLGIIASNTRDNTTGATYPHLNFSIPITLLQPALRRYSETGDLGGFQELDYATEPIQVVWRLQRPLNEVPRSKL; encoded by the exons ATGGGGCGGCAGTGGAGGCTCGCCATGAGGGCTGCCGAGCAGGCGGGATGCGTGGTGAGCGCCTCCCGGGCCAAGCAGCCGGAGGCGGGGTCGTGGAGCTGCAGCGGGGTGATCCTGAGCCGCAACCCgggcctggtgctgtgccacGGGGGCATCTTCCTCCCTTTTCTTCGGGCTGGCAGTGAGACCCTGGCCACTGCCGAAGCCATATTCCTGCCCGGCGACAGTTGTGGCGACGATCTGCGCCTGCAAGTGCAGTGGGCGCCAACGGCTGCTGTGGGTTCCAACGGCCTCGTCGACCAGGGCCGCCCGGGGCTGTGCACGCCCCAGTGCGCCGGCCTGGAGCCTGGCCCGCCAGCCCCGCTTCACGGACGGTCCCTGCAGACCCCGCGCCGCGccgagctgctgctgctcctgagcTGCCCAGACTTTCGGGCCCACTTCGAGCGCCTCTTCGGGGACGAGGAGGCAGAGCAATGGCGCTTTGCGAGCGTAGCGCCGGACTACGAGGCGTCAGAAGACGAGGAGGAGGATCAGCTGCGAGCGCTGGGCTGGTTTGCGTTGCTGCGCGTGCGGCCGAGCCTGGAGGTGGCGGAGGAGCGAGGGCCTGCCATGGCCGTGGCGTCCCTGGGGACGGTGCCCAAAGGCGCGCCGCTGCTGGCCTGTGGCTCCCCATTCGGGGCCTTCTGCCCGGACATCTTCCTCAACACGTTGAGCCGTGGCGTGCTTAGCAATGCAGCCGGTCCGCTGCTACTCACTGATGCACGCTGCCTCCCGGGCAGCGAGGGCAGTGGTGTGTTCGCAGCGGGGCCCCCGGGGACCCTTGTGGCGCTAGTGGCAGCGCCGCTGTGCTGGAAGGCCCGCGAGTGGGTGGGCCTCACGCTGCTCTGCGCCGCTGCCCCTCTCATCCGGGCTGTGCGAACTGCGCTCGGCCACCTGCGCCCCGCAGACGCCGCCCTGGCTGCTGTCCTACCACCTGAGCTGGGCACCCCGCGAGTACTGCCCTTGCGAAGCCCCGGACCACCGTGGGCAGCCGCCGCTGTGCTGGTGGAGTGCGGTGCCGTGTGGGGCTCCGGAGTGGCCGTGGCACCCCACCTCGTGCTGACCTGCCGACATGTGGTCCCCGGGGAGGAGTCCAGGGTCCTGGTGCGCTGTGACACCACTGA gagtgtgaccatctggggacgCGTGGTATTTGCCACCCAGGAGACGTCTCCCTATGATGTGGCCGTGGTAAGCCTGGAGGAGGCCCTGGATGGTGTCCCCATTCCCGTACCCACCAAGCACTTCAACGAAG GTGAGGCTGTGAGTGTGGTGGCCTACGGTGTATTTGGCCAGGCTTGCGGGCCCTCGGTGACCTCGGGCATCCTGTCAGCCGTGGTGCAGGTGGACGGTGCGCCTGTGATGCTGCAGACCACGTGTGCTGTGCACGGCGGCTCCAGTGGGGGGCCTCTCTTCTCCCAGCGCTCGGGGGAGCTCCTGG GTATCATCGCCAGTAACACCCGAGACAACACCACAGGGGCCACCTACCCCCACCTCAACTTCAGCATTCCCATCACACTGCTGCAGCCAGCCCTACGGCGGTACAGTGAGACTGGCGACCTGGGCGGCTTCCAGGAGCTGGACTATGCCACCGAGCCAATCCAGGTGGTGTGGAGGCTGCAGCGACCCCTGAATGAGGTCCCACGGAGCAAACTCTGA